The Armatimonadota bacterium genome has a segment encoding these proteins:
- a CDS encoding PQQ-binding-like beta-propeller repeat protein has protein sequence MVAISARDGTRLWVRHIGGDGYSSPAAVGGRVYVGGGAQLWCLSAASGRVRWRFRSNGSIETSPALVPGKVVFFGSDGGYVYAVGAITGRMIWKRRLRGRLSSSPALDTDGQVFIGRADGSLVILTADDGAIVASLPLMPTFWASEGIFSTPAVCGRNVVVGTFGGDVIAVSRIRHAVAWRTHLDARLDRSPIAASCAVDGHGHVLVGSADHRIYSLNSNTGAVIWRFDAGSAIASSAAVSRRGYLAVGTDGGNVLCLATENGGSLWSLRTGGRVYSSPALSGGEAFVGSEDGYLYCLK, from the coding sequence TTGGTTGCCATATCGGCGCGCGATGGGACGCGGCTCTGGGTGCGGCACATCGGCGGCGATGGCTACTCATCGCCAGCCGCGGTGGGCGGCCGCGTCTACGTGGGTGGCGGCGCGCAGCTTTGGTGCCTGTCCGCGGCGTCTGGCCGCGTGCGCTGGAGGTTTCGGTCCAATGGCTCGATAGAGACCTCGCCGGCGCTCGTTCCCGGCAAGGTGGTGTTCTTTGGTTCGGACGGCGGGTATGTGTATGCGGTCGGCGCGATTACCGGGCGCATGATCTGGAAACGGCGTCTCCGTGGCCGGCTGTCGAGCTCCCCGGCACTGGACACCGACGGCCAGGTGTTCATCGGCCGCGCAGATGGCAGCCTGGTCATCCTTACTGCCGACGATGGCGCTATAGTCGCCTCTTTGCCGCTGATGCCCACTTTCTGGGCGTCCGAGGGCATCTTTTCGACGCCCGCCGTGTGCGGGAGGAACGTTGTGGTCGGAACGTTCGGCGGCGATGTCATCGCGGTTTCTCGAATCCGGCACGCCGTCGCTTGGCGCACTCACCTTGATGCACGCCTCGATCGCTCACCGATTGCGGCCTCATGCGCCGTAGACGGCCATGGGCACGTACTGGTCGGGTCCGCCGACCACCGGATATATAGTCTCAATTCGAACACAGGGGCCGTGATATGGCGCTTCGACGCGGGCAGCGCAATCGCATCCTCGGCGGCCGTGAGCCGGCGTGGTTACCTGGCCGTTGGGACCGACGGCGGCAATGTATTGTGCCTGGCCACCGAGAACGGCGGATCGCTCTGGTCCCTGCGCACTGGGGGCAGGGTATACTCGTCACCGGCGCTATCCGGCGGCGAGGCGTTTGTTGGCTCCGAGGACGGGTACCTTTATTGCTTGAAGTAA
- a CDS encoding tetratricopeptide repeat protein, with product MNLTYCQRNLGIVAAAAMCTIFSLSAVRGYAQARPRPQLPIFSGKPAPKAPPPPKPSTKPLTQQQVSNAVLARAIDDIYLFRDRHFHAGEYSHLINLSYVINQAEPHMEGIYSDESYYLWSTDRNAAAIAALKRGLKANPNDYGMYDALGEHYLINNHNPRLALPYYQHAVKFKCPWATWHMLAHAYERLGNWKQAAVCYAHAAKTYPDDKVAPVLLRKAEAHINSGSAR from the coding sequence ATGAACCTTACATACTGCCAGCGGAATCTCGGTATCGTCGCGGCCGCTGCGATGTGCACGATATTCAGCCTGTCTGCCGTTCGTGGCTATGCTCAGGCTCGCCCGAGGCCGCAGTTACCCATCTTCAGCGGCAAGCCGGCGCCGAAAGCGCCACCACCTCCGAAGCCCTCTACAAAGCCACTGACGCAGCAGCAGGTCTCTAACGCGGTTCTCGCACGCGCCATCGATGACATCTATCTGTTTCGTGATCGGCACTTTCATGCGGGCGAGTACAGCCATCTGATCAACCTCAGCTACGTGATCAATCAGGCCGAACCCCACATGGAAGGCATCTACTCCGACGAATCGTACTACCTGTGGAGCACCGACCGGAACGCAGCGGCCATCGCGGCACTGAAACGCGGCCTGAAGGCCAACCCCAACGACTACGGAATGTACGACGCACTGGGCGAGCACTATCTGATCAACAACCACAATCCCAGGTTGGCGCTGCCGTACTACCAGCACGCCGTAAAGTTCAAGTGTCCGTGGGCTACGTGGCACATGCTGGCGCATGCGTATGAGCGGCTCGGAAACTGGAAACAGGCTGCCGTGTGTTATGCGCACGCGGCCAAGACCTATCCGGATGACAAGGTAGCGCCGGTGCTGCTGCGGAAGGCCGAAGCGCACATAAACTCCGGATCGGCACGGTAA
- a CDS encoding YggT family protein, producing the protein MSPGYLVAEVIQLFVLLMIVYCVLETLICFGARISSYNPVVRTLRTICNPILDPIRSLIPPSLLGGFDISPLLVVLLLQYVASLLR; encoded by the coding sequence ATGTCGCCAGGATACCTAGTTGCCGAAGTCATTCAGCTGTTCGTGCTGCTGATGATTGTGTACTGTGTGCTTGAGACGCTCATCTGCTTCGGCGCCCGTATTTCCTCGTACAATCCCGTCGTGCGTACGCTGCGCACGATCTGCAATCCGATTCTCGATCCGATCCGATCCCTCATTCCGCCATCCCTTTTGGGCGGTTTCGATATCTCGCCTCTGCTTGTGGTTTTACTGCTTCAGTACGTGGCAAGTCTGCTGCGTTAG
- a CDS encoding WD40 repeat domain-containing protein — MNRRASLTPLSVSPDSRLIAGIDHQRIVVYDVATGKRAAGSARLPVLYNWLVTPGFARGSRYLIVPGRDHGIQFWSTRTWRVRFTVETTHPIEYVAYSPATNTFAAICDGGVRVWAL, encoded by the coding sequence ATGAATCGTCGCGCCTCGTTGACTCCGTTATCGGTGTCGCCTGACAGCCGCCTAATTGCTGGGATCGACCATCAACGCATCGTGGTCTATGACGTTGCCACCGGCAAGCGCGCCGCCGGCTCCGCCCGGCTGCCCGTGCTATACAACTGGCTCGTCACGCCCGGATTCGCCCGTGGCAGCCGGTATTTGATCGTCCCCGGACGCGATCACGGCATCCAATTCTGGTCAACCCGGACTTGGCGCGTGCGGTTCACGGTTGAAACGACCCATCCCATTGAGTATGTCGCGTATTCTCCTGCGACCAACACATTCGCCGCGATCTGTGACGGCGGTGTCCGCGTGTGGGCTCTCTGA
- a CDS encoding DUF167 domain-containing protein — protein MEGRGPIDETAVIRVRLTPKADRDAVSGIIDGEVQVRVRAAPSDGAANEALIRVLAKAAGVAASAARIVSGRTSRRKLVQITGAPAQAVIDRLEMVATRPGSATRRCDKAKD, from the coding sequence GTGGAGGGTCGCGGCCCGATAGACGAAACGGCTGTGATACGGGTACGATTGACTCCGAAAGCGGACCGGGACGCGGTAAGCGGCATTATCGACGGCGAAGTACAGGTCCGCGTGCGCGCCGCCCCATCCGACGGCGCCGCCAATGAAGCTCTCATTCGGGTCCTGGCAAAGGCGGCAGGCGTGGCGGCCTCCGCGGCACGCATAGTCAGCGGCCGGACTTCACGCCGCAAACTGGTGCAGATAACGGGCGCCCCCGCCCAGGCGGTTATCGATCGACTCGAAATGGTGGCGACGCGGCCAGGCAGCGCCACCAGACGGTGTGACAAGGCGAAGGACTGA
- the gatB gene encoding Asp-tRNA(Asn)/Glu-tRNA(Gln) amidotransferase subunit GatB produces MTTESGISRGESAYEPVIGMECHAELLTASKMFCSCENRFGGEPNTRCCPVCLGLPGALPAVNRMAVEHVIRTAIALNCSIESEAHFDRKNYYYPDLPKGYQISQYGKPIGSGGWLDFEVEGKPKRVHIRRVHLEEDTGKLIHFAGDSQRSFVDFNRSGVPLMEIVTEFPPDLHSADEARAYLTELRAVLTFLGVCDGKMEEGSLRCEPNVSVRLRNAETYGAKTEIKNLNSFRAVERGIAFEAGRQATLLETGGVVRQETRGWDEGRAATFSQRSKEVEQEYRYFPEPDLPPLRLDEPWLERIRATMPELPSSLRNRCLTEYGLSAYDARLISESRATAQWFEAAAAVGGDAKLVVNWMMGDLARLVNAAGASLDQCPVTPQRLGELVTLVSSGAITGKIAKAVLDEMYATGEPPAAIVEARGWRTERDPAAIRGLVEQACNANPEIVADITLRGLTQKRGFLIGQVMKASGGKADPGEVNRLLDELLARATGA; encoded by the coding sequence ATGACCACCGAATCCGGCATCAGTCGGGGGGAGTCGGCGTACGAGCCCGTCATCGGCATGGAGTGTCACGCCGAGTTGCTGACTGCCAGCAAGATGTTCTGCAGTTGTGAGAACCGGTTCGGCGGCGAGCCGAACACCCGCTGCTGTCCGGTCTGCCTTGGGCTGCCCGGTGCGCTGCCCGCCGTAAACCGCATGGCTGTGGAGCACGTGATTCGCACGGCCATCGCATTGAACTGCTCGATCGAGTCTGAGGCTCATTTCGACCGTAAGAACTACTACTATCCCGATCTGCCGAAGGGGTACCAGATCAGCCAGTACGGAAAGCCTATCGGTTCCGGCGGCTGGCTCGATTTTGAGGTGGAGGGCAAGCCCAAGCGGGTCCACATTCGTCGCGTGCATCTGGAAGAGGACACCGGCAAGCTGATACACTTTGCCGGCGATTCGCAGCGCAGTTTTGTAGATTTCAACCGGAGCGGCGTGCCGCTCATGGAGATCGTCACCGAGTTTCCTCCGGACCTCCATTCTGCGGATGAGGCGCGCGCCTACCTCACGGAGTTGCGGGCGGTGCTGACATTCCTTGGCGTTTGCGACGGCAAAATGGAGGAAGGCTCACTGCGGTGCGAGCCCAACGTTTCGGTGCGGCTGCGCAACGCTGAAACCTACGGAGCCAAGACCGAAATCAAGAACCTCAACTCGTTTCGGGCGGTGGAGCGGGGTATTGCATTCGAGGCCGGACGTCAGGCGACCCTGCTGGAAACCGGCGGCGTAGTGCGGCAAGAGACTCGCGGCTGGGACGAGGGCCGCGCAGCAACGTTCTCACAGAGATCGAAGGAGGTTGAGCAGGAGTACCGGTATTTTCCCGAGCCGGATCTGCCTCCGCTGCGGTTGGATGAGCCATGGCTTGAGAGAATTCGGGCAACGATGCCGGAGTTGCCCTCCAGCCTTCGCAACCGCTGCCTGACCGAGTATGGCCTTTCTGCGTACGACGCGCGCCTTATCAGCGAGTCACGCGCTACGGCGCAGTGGTTTGAAGCGGCGGCAGCGGTTGGCGGCGATGCAAAGCTGGTTGTCAACTGGATGATGGGTGACCTGGCGCGACTGGTCAACGCGGCCGGTGCGTCGCTGGATCAATGTCCGGTAACGCCACAGCGCCTGGGGGAACTGGTTACCCTGGTGAGTTCCGGCGCCATCACGGGCAAAATCGCCAAGGCGGTGCTCGATGAGATGTACGCTACCGGCGAACCGCCGGCAGCGATTGTGGAGGCTCGCGGCTGGCGCACCGAGCGTGATCCCGCTGCGATCCGCGGGCTGGTTGAACAGGCATGCAACGCAAACCCGGAGATTGTGGCCGATATCACATTGCGGGGCCTGACCCAGAAGCGCGGCTTCCTGATCGGACAGGTGATGAAGGCATCCGGTGGTAAAGCCGATCCGGGCGAGGTGAACCGGCTGCTGGATGAGCTGCTTGCTCGGGCGACCGGAGCATAA
- the purQ gene encoding phosphoribosylformylglycinamidine synthase subunit PurQ produces the protein MTLAATRDVHVGVGRRPRFAVIRFPGSNCDQDAVYAVKRTTQCEATYVWHATADLDGFDVVILPGGFSYGDYLRPGSIARFANVMDAVRQHAERGRYVLGICNGFQVLCEAGLLPGALVANIGCKFLCRPVTLRVENANTPFTHTYREGQTLSIPIAHGEGRYYCDAATLERLQRHHQIIFRYAAETDEYAPANPNGSLDCIAGIVNEGGNVLGMMPHPERATDIFLGSADGRLIFQALASAFCGAPTEPGH, from the coding sequence ATGACCCTGGCCGCCACCAGGGACGTTCACGTTGGCGTTGGCAGGCGCCCGCGCTTCGCCGTGATACGGTTTCCGGGCTCTAACTGCGACCAGGACGCCGTCTACGCCGTCAAACGGACCACGCAGTGCGAAGCGACCTACGTGTGGCACGCCACTGCCGATCTGGACGGATTTGACGTGGTGATCTTGCCGGGCGGCTTCTCGTATGGCGACTACCTGCGCCCTGGATCGATTGCGCGATTTGCGAACGTTATGGATGCGGTGCGGCAGCACGCGGAGCGCGGGCGGTATGTACTGGGCATCTGCAACGGTTTTCAGGTGCTGTGCGAAGCCGGCCTCCTGCCTGGCGCGCTGGTGGCGAATATCGGCTGCAAGTTTCTCTGCCGCCCGGTAACGCTCCGCGTGGAGAACGCGAACACGCCGTTTACCCACACTTATCGCGAAGGGCAGACGCTCAGCATACCGATTGCCCACGGCGAGGGCCGTTACTATTGCGACGCGGCCACGCTGGAGCGGCTGCAGCGCCACCATCAGATTATCTTCCGTTACGCGGCGGAGACCGACGAATACGCTCCTGCAAATCCTAACGGCTCGTTGGACTGCATCGCAGGGATCGTGAATGAGGGCGGCAATGTACTCGGCATGATGCCTCATCCCGAGCGCGCCACCGACATCTTTCTCGGCTCCGCTGATGGCAGGCTGATCTTTCAGGCGCTTGCCTCGGCGTTCTGCGGAGCGCCAACGGAACCGGGCCATTGA
- a CDS encoding CPBP family intramembrane metalloprotease has protein sequence MNLEAGRSDGGMPTSLVLAAVAWYLVAPQLLAGTAQAVPGVIRAGMWVRLVVAQAAVAGSAAAILMSAPAGRLRPGSRLFGLRPLDGRSLFTVPAAAVGAFVAAGALYAAEHAAGMPQQRTAAIRMVRASHGASLALAVLVICVAAPVIEELFFRGLIYGHLRRRASAGWSTVITSLAFALVHPNIPYSLLPMAAIGAMFCWCRERTGSTWASMCTHGLYNAMALALMVARI, from the coding sequence ATGAACCTTGAAGCTGGGCGGTCCGACGGCGGAATGCCCACATCGCTTGTGCTGGCAGCCGTGGCATGGTATCTGGTTGCGCCACAACTGCTGGCCGGCACTGCGCAGGCAGTGCCTGGTGTGATACGCGCCGGCATGTGGGTGCGGTTGGTGGTTGCGCAGGCGGCTGTCGCAGGCTCCGCAGCTGCAATCCTGATGAGCGCTCCAGCGGGTCGTCTGAGGCCGGGGTCTCGCCTTTTCGGCTTGCGGCCACTAGATGGTCGGAGCCTGTTCACGGTGCCGGCGGCCGCGGTTGGAGCCTTTGTCGCGGCCGGAGCGCTGTATGCGGCGGAGCATGCCGCCGGCATGCCACAGCAGCGCACTGCGGCCATCCGGATGGTGCGCGCATCGCATGGGGCATCGCTGGCGCTTGCGGTGCTGGTGATCTGCGTAGCTGCGCCGGTGATTGAAGAGCTTTTTTTTCGCGGACTCATCTACGGTCACTTACGCCGCCGCGCATCTGCCGGGTGGTCCACCGTGATCACGTCGCTGGCGTTCGCCCTGGTTCACCCCAACATTCCATACAGCCTGCTGCCCATGGCGGCGATTGGCGCGATGTTCTGCTGGTGCCGCGAGAGAACGGGCAGCACGTGGGCGAGCATGTGTACGCACGGTTTGTACAACGCGATGGCTCTGGCGCTGATGGTCGCACGGATTTGA
- the purS gene encoding phosphoribosylformylglycinamidine synthase subunit PurS: protein MIEVRITVTLKPALLDAQGRATRDALQALGFLGVQEARIGKVIVLHLEEDGAIEPVVAEMCGKLLANPVTEEYSIEVVR from the coding sequence ATGATTGAGGTCCGCATCACTGTCACTCTAAAGCCCGCCCTACTGGACGCCCAGGGCCGCGCAACGCGCGACGCGCTGCAGGCACTGGGCTTTTTAGGTGTTCAGGAGGCTCGCATCGGCAAAGTCATTGTGCTGCACCTGGAGGAAGATGGCGCGATTGAACCGGTGGTCGCGGAGATGTGCGGCAAGCTGCTTGCGAACCCGGTGACTGAGGAGTACTCGATCGAGGTAGTGCGATGA